atgaatgaaacaatttgaaattttcatttatatttcaattgttTGTAGGCAAATGAGGGGTTGGCTTGGTTGACGTTGTCTTTAAGGTTTTTATGTAGGAGCCtggattttatatataagaaatgtCGCGGCCTGAAAAGCATTACTCCTAATATTCAGATTTATTGGCTCCATGTAGGTTCGACTATTCGACAGCATTTACTATCTGAAAACACTTAGCATGGGTTGCTTTGGGGTGGGTAGTGATGTTCTTCCCATCGCCAAAGCGCATGTGCAACGTTGCAGTTGTTTCCCCCAAGACTGGAACTAGCTTGTGGGCTGATCCGTGGGTATTTTCTGATTCATTTGTGTAATCGACTCTCACTTTCCCGTGTTCCTTGGATTCAAATTCAAAGATCTTGTCATTCTTTAATTTAACCATCAATTGTTGTAGAAGGATTGACCTTGGCAGTATAATATACGATCCCGTTATGCCCTGGTGATGCAATTGAAGATCAAGACCGGCCATGGTGATTGACCCTTTACCAACTGTGAACGACAGCAGCATGCTGTAATCTGTAGCATGCGCTTATTCAGAAGTTTATTCATTTTTGCAGGCAATCCCAGCTGCCAAGAGACTTGAAACTAATCAGATCGGGGGCCAAACTAGAGGACCGTCCATCTGTAGTCCATGAATGGATAGAGCTCCGTTTACAAGCTGCAAGAGCACTGCCTTTCAAACAGGAGGTGATCCCTGGTGCAACTCCCTCCGACATTGGTGTCCCAAATGAGCTCGCCAAATGTAAGCCAAAACTGGGAACGAATCTTATTGCTGAAGTACATCCACCTGATATCTTTGACTAGGTGTGAGTTCTTGGAGCCATTGTCCATGAGACATTGTCAGATTCTAAGAAATAAGAGGAAGATGGCAGAGGAAAAACTAGCATTAAGATTGAAGGCAATGAccggaaaaataaaaacaattaagagtGAAGTCTTGCATGGCAGATATTGCGATTAGCGAAATGCTAAATTCACTAAGGAACTGATTGATTATTATTGCAATGAaacatattttacaaaaatggTGAAAACATGAATCCTTTTTGCTAAGGCAAGATGATATTCtcaattttatacaaatttCATATACACTTGAAATTTGGGTGAACAGATGCAAGATGGGGACTACAACATGAGAAGGGAAAAGGAGAGAGCCAAAAAAGATAAGTACAACTTCTGATGAATAAATGGCCCATAACACAAGTCGAAACTCCATTGTCATAGAGACAAGTCTTTTTGCACACCCATGCAAGATGAGGACATGAAAATTCCAGCCGATGAGTAATCAATTTGGTACCAAGAGAACCAGATGAAATCGTGTGTTCCTCTATTAGTGAGATGTGATACTTCTGCAGAAAAAATGAACGAATAAAATGAAGATACAAAACCGCCGCAGATTCTAAGCCCTCTTCCATGCTTGTGCattgcttctttattttttccagaAGCTGCAGTAATGGATGTGAACTCAAACATGTCTTCACTGTCACTAAAGGGGTTTCAATCAGAGTTGGAATCATAAAAGTCACTTGGGCATGGGGTCATGACCTCAGATTCAAGTACTTGAACCACCCTGTGCATGGTGGGTCTATCCTCTGGGCTCGAAGAAACACATTGGGTGGCAACTGAAAGCAGGGCATCAAGGCTTTCTACCTGCACCCCCTCGCAGTTAGGATCAACAATTTCTCGTGGTCTATTCTCcgtgattaaaaaatttaactgcAAGACAGAAAAAATAGTCAGAAACCAGCTTGTATACTCCATTAAATATGACAGTTCCACATACATTTCCTTTAAGCTTTACCCGGTGGAATTAGATGTGTGCCACCAGGCAATCATGGAAAGAAATAGATATACAGGCAATTATGATTTAACGAGATCATCATATACAGGCAATTAACATCTTCTAGTCACATTTTTTACTCATAGTGAAAGCCCCTCTTAATTTATATCATGACATGGAATAATGGTAAATTCATCAAGGAAGAATAAAGGAGATTAGCCCAACTGGGACAAATTTCATCAAGAAACATACCCAACCAACAATATTCAGGCCCTTCTCGATGTATGATGCGTCTGTTGGACGCTTTCCACTTAGCAATTCAAGCACCAGGACCCCAAAACTATAAACATCAGTCTTTTCAGTTGCCCTGCCACTTTGCATGTATTCTGCCAAAGGAATCAGACAGGCtcatcataaataataatggaATGATAATGTGAAAGCAATCATGATATTACAAATGCAGAGATCAGCCAGCAAAAGAACCATCATAACTCATTAAATCATAACCTAAAGAGATTAACAGCTACCTTAGACACTAAACATCTTCTGTGAAACATTGCAAGTCAAGGTATACTATTAGGATACTGTCTTCAACCATAGTACAGGTAACAAGCCTTGTTAAAGAGATATAAAAAGGGTATTCCATTTATTGCACTTAGCATAGACATTCCTCTTTCTAttctggagtttttttttttttttttccatcagaGCAAATAGCATATCCTAAGAAAAAGGTAAAGCCATTTTCAAAACCCAATTTACAAGTGGAAAAAACTTAAGGTTGTAAGTGAGACTCTGTGAGTGAAACATATTTCTAAAATGTCCATTCCAACCAGTTTGATCAAATCAGTAGCACAAGTTCCAGTAAATGTGCATTGCTTACCAGGAGCTAGATAACCAAATGTGCCAGCAACAATTGTAGTAATATGTGATTCTTCATCACCTAACAATTTAGCAAGTCCAAAATCAGTCACTCGGGCCTCCAAGTTGCCATCAAGCAAAATGTTGCTTGACTTTATGTCACGGTGGATGATCCTAGGGGAACAATCATGATGCAAGTAGGCCAGTCCTTTTGCTGCCCCCAAAATAACAGTCAGCCGTGCATCCCAATCCAGTTGCTCAGATCTTTCTGTacaatcaatgaaaaataagtaaTGTTCCTTGTTTAATCCGTAAACATGAAACTTGATAGATAGAATGGTACGCCTCAATGAAAGGCTcagaataaaagaagaagaagaagaagaagaaatgaaaggaaaaggtccacaaaaaaaatagcaaatttaTAACCAatgttataaaaatcaaaacttcatTCTAGACTGGAGGCATCTCTGTCACTGCTCATGCCAATGGgtaggattttctttttattgtccaaaaaccatcagcataaaataaaaaaaataaaagaaacagaaaatagATGGCACTACATTGTCTTATGAAAAAGTGTCTGCACCTCAAACTTTTAGGCCTTCCTAACATGTAAactaatgaaaacaaaaacataaatcttaCCATGGAGTGCTTCGTCAAGGCTGCCACCAGATAGGAAATCATATATCAACAATTTTGACGTGGGAGAATTGCAATAACCTCGTAAATTAACAAGGTAGCGGTGTTTTATGCTTCCAAGAATTTCAAGCTCCCTCTCAAAGAATCGATTAAAACCCTCATCCATCTTTACAATTCTCTTCAAGGCAAATATACTGCCATCATCCATTTCAAGCTTGTACACGGTTCCAAAACCTCCAGAGCCTATGACATGTTCCTCAGTCAAAGtctccaatttttttattatgtcttttGAAGAGTACGGCAAGTCCCCATGAAACATTATGATCGATGCACCTGGCgcaacaagaaaaataacatgagGTGCTGAGTTTAAGAACTTATTAGAAGTTTATCCAATTAAAAAACAGTTTGGACAGATAACTCAAGTTGAGAACATTACCTCCACTAACATCCATTGCAATACTGTTACTTCCATTTTTACCAAACTTCTTATATAGAAAGCATCCCCAAAAACACATAAGTGCCACAAGAAGCAGTGCACCAATGGTTGCTGAAGTGCTGATAAGCAATCCACCAgagtattttttctttcctccttgATTTTGGCCTGCAAGCAAAGAATAATTTTAAGCAACAACCATAAAGCATATGAGATCAGGAAATGATCAGTgttgttaaaaaattagtttctcTCTTAATAattcaattcagtttctatagCAACTTCAACTACTTCCAGGAGTCAGATTGTAGTAATGAGAACGGTGAGAGTTTTAAGTATGTGTTATGCTGTAAGAATACAATTAGTAAATCTACTATCATCCTAAATGTTGATGCTGTATTACATCCTGCATGGCAGACATTGTACCTGGTAAAATGAAATATTGGAGAATTGTATATGTGATAAGACTGTTAGTTTACCTGAAGGAGACTGCCCATCAGTTCTGGGCCCTCCACTGTCATCTTTGCAAGTTCTTTCAATCTGCTTTCCACACAAATCACGATTTCCAGTGAACCTACAAGATATAATGTTTCGGTGTATTGATTAAGAATCTTCTTTGGCTTCTGAGGAGTAAATTTGTAAAATAGTAGAATTTGATTTTAGCTGCCGCTCATCAAGGCACACCTGAGTTACTATATCACAGTggctgatgcaaaatcaattaaatatgaCACATATTGGGCAAGTTGGACTTACGAGTTATCTGCAAAGTTGATGAGCACACCATCAGATGGTATCGGCCCGACCAGAAAATTGTTCGACACGTTGCTTCAATTTAACATTATGATCATAATAAATATCAGATGTAAATGtgtcaatttcaatttcatggtAACAtcattctataaaaaataactcaattcaAAGCAAATGAGGCCACTCACAAAGATACGAGTTTATTTAACCTTCCAAGAGATGCAGGGATTGAACCGCTGAGAGAGTTACTTGAGATATCCCTGTAGAAATACCTAATCAGTTTCATCTGTCTAGCATGATGATAGCATCTAGAACTAGTATTTGTCATTTAAAGCACATTAGTGAGCACAAGTGCCTGTCAATATTCTTCAAAGACCTTTTTCTCATATACAATAGCTCAGAATTAAGTGGAGGCTTCAGTGTTTATTTTGTCATTACTTTCATTCTTTTTCCATAAAGGTGTGGCATAGATCCTTTCACTTCTGAAAagacacaaaaaatattaatttggtgTTAACCATGGAACTTGAATCCTCATATATCTTGCAGTATGAAGAAGCCAATTGGTGGAGATGTATACATTTCTACAATAGACACAACAAATTGAGCATTGAAGGCCTACAGCAACCCTATCATATCCCTTGAGAAACTTGCTCAAGCCCAGGTGAATAACATCTACATTGTTTTTGGAAAAGGTTTGTAATGTGTCACTAATGGGTATGACAAAAGGTGTTTCAGTACTCGTAGAAAAAGATCGCGGAACTACATTTGTTTaagttgaaaacaaaataacatgcATACAACTGAAATTTATCATGAGGAAAACAACTCACAGATTTTGAAGTGCAGTTAGGTTTCCCATTTCGCTTGGAATTGGTCCACTTAAGTAGTTGCCTTGCAAGAATCTGTAGAGAACAGACATTAATAATTTACTTCCAGTCCAATTATAAATGTGTGCGGATAGGACACCAAGACAGATgttgaaattagattttaaggCGGCAACTCTAAACCTAATTTGAATGGAAATATATCAtgaatttctaaaaacaaaagggaGCAAATGCTGTAGTTATCGCACAAGCCATAATTTCTAACACCTATTCTTTTTTTAGCAAGTGAAAGTGAAATAGAACTACAAATTTAGGCACCATGGGGTCATGGGGTAGCAGCAATTTACAGGAAAACAGCAACTGAGCTACATAAGCTacacattaaagaaaatagttACCAACATGAAAAGAAATCCTTCATTGTTAAGATGCCTGAATTGTAAACTCAAATGAAAGGCAATATGCCAACATGATCTCTCTAGTGTTTATAATTCCAGACTTCTAAGAGAAGCTGAATTAATTGTTTAGATTATGAGGTGGCTCTTGGACCATGGGCAAGGGTTAAAAAATTTGTTCCCAGTATGCAATCCTCTATGACCAGAGCTAGTGTTACTCGTCGGGGACATTTATCTGGTAGGTTTTTGCAACTTTTCTTCACTGGCAAAATATAAGGTTGGTTGcagttaaaatataattcaaaaggtGCAAAGTAAGTTCAGAATGCTTTACTCCATTCTGAATGAGTAATTTTCAATCATCATAACTATATCCAAAAGCAGATACTCAAAGCTTTTTCTGTGGGAGAGAAAATCCATTTCAGTAAAAGTCCTTGTATTTATGCTGTCCATCATCAGTAATGCTAAATTATACaaaggaaaatataaatatcaatcgCTACTTGGGTGTTCTGCTTGTATTCAACCAATAGAATGGCAGCTGCATTAttcaaaaggataaaaagaaaatgtaggGCAACATGAAGTGATGATgataaaagaattattattagATTTAGATGCACTTACATTCCCTGCAACTCTGTGCAATTTCCCAACTCTGAAGGAATTGTTCCATAGAAGCTGTTGTTGTATAGAGCTCTGCAACACATCACTCATattaaaacatataagaaaaatagCACCATGCCTTTAATACAGAAAACAACAgacaattttcaataaaaataaaaaagtcctGAAAATACATACAGAATTTTCAAGTGCGCTAACTTCCCAAGGTCAGGTGATATGGGTCCACTTAATTTATGGTTCTTCAGACTCCTGGAAGATAATGGATAAACAATCAACAAAATGTTGAATGCACTTCATATTGCATTCTGAACTAACAGATTTgagtgaaataaataaataaataagagagagagagagagagagagagagagagagagagagagtgagatgcccaaatgaagagaaaaaacatgTAGGCTATTTAAAGGTCCACAGCTCCATACTTATTTACAGGGAGCAAACTGATTATGggcgaaaaaagaaaacaagtctGAGATTTGGATATCATTTGTGAACTCACAAATGTATTACtctcttggttttcagatcacaTGTCACTCCCCTCCAATTACATGGATCAGCATCCTCTGGCCTCCACAAAGGAAGATTACCATCTGAGTTGACAATTGCATTCCTGAAGCTCCAAAGTGCTTcacctacaaaataaaaaaaaaaatgaatttcaaaattctaataTATCACAAGTGCACTTGAGCATGCATACTCCTATAGACACTAACAAGCATAACTTGGCAAAATGATTCTAGAAGGTAAGCAAGTTCgtgtttcttgaaaaattacagGCTACTCAAACATTGATATCGGAAAGAAACACCTACTCCACCCTATCCACAGAAGAACTTGGTGGTCCATCTGTAGGGTGCTTACAATCATCAAACATCCCTCATCGTTATATTTCTAATCAAACTAAATTTCACATTTCATAAAACAAGTCTTGACATGAAAGCAAAATCACACCAGGTTTGTGTTCAGATTACTGAAATTCGAATGCGAGACTGGACAGCTCAAAActcacaataaataaaaaaaccaagtatttCTTTCAAAGTAAATGGACTGGACCATAGATTTCTTTGTAGCAGCTTTGCTACTTTGACATAGCTTATGATTAAGTTGAAATGGCAAATGTGCATAATCCCAAATACCACCGTACCATCAGGACTGATAGCTCCACTTTTGTTTATGAGAATATATAGCAGTAGAATGTAAAGACGCCAGGGCCTTAGACATCTCATTGGATAGTTGGCCATGACAGAACTGATCAAGCATAATATAGCAGCTATAAATCATCTGATAGACCAAGCTCCAGAATGCTTTGCTTGTAACATATGGTTATCTGGTTGATTACACCGTATAGCAGCCGCAGAGACAGGAAAAGATTGCCTGAAAAATATGAGAGCGCAACAATTAAAACTGCAATGAACAAACCATGCCTCTACAAACAGAACAACCAAATTGCATTGCGAAAAAAATTCATTAGCCTAAAACACGGACATCTGAAGCACGCATGAACACGCTAGAAACATGGATAAAGCATTTAAGAAGAGTTATGTCCACAACCAGTTTACTGATAGAGTTTCCACAACTCCCAGCACAATAGAACCTAATCTCTCTCTGCTAGCAGCACTGCCATTTGAAATGCACCCTCATAATGAAATAAACTTCTTTTCTTTGAtgggcaacaaaaaaaatcagtaaaatgTAGAACTTCATCATAAACAGGTTAAGTAATAAGCAAGAAAATTCGCAACAAACTGCCaagaaaacatggaaaaaaaatctttatgcaTAACTATACACACATGAAACGAGCTTTTAAGCaatgaaa
This genomic interval from Populus alba chromosome 1, ASM523922v2, whole genome shotgun sequence contains the following:
- the LOC118038627 gene encoding LRR receptor-like serine/threonine-protein kinase FEI 1; amino-acid sequence: MANYPMRCLRPWRLYILLLYILINKSGAISPDGEALWSFRNAIVNSDGNLPLWRPEDADPCNWRGVTCDLKTKRVIHLSLKNHKLSGPISPDLGKLAHLKILALYNNSFYGTIPSELGNCTELQGIFLQGNYLSGPIPSEMGNLTALQNLDISSNSLSGSIPASLGRLNKLVSFNVSNNFLVGPIPSDGVLINFADNSFTGNRDLCGKQIERTCKDDSGGPRTDGQSPSGQNQGGKKKYSGGLLISTSATIGALLLVALMCFWGCFLYKKFGKNGSNSIAMDVSGGASIIMFHGDLPYSSKDIIKKLETLTEEHVIGSGGFGTVYKLEMDDGSIFALKRIVKMDEGFNRFFERELEILGSIKHRYLVNLRGYCNSPTSKLLIYDFLSGGSLDEALHERSEQLDWDARLTVILGAAKGLAYLHHDCSPRIIHRDIKSSNILLDGNLEARVTDFGLAKLLGDEESHITTIVAGTFGYLAPEYMQSGRATEKTDVYSFGVLVLELLSGKRPTDASYIEKGLNIVGWLNFLITENRPREIVDPNCEGVQVESLDALLSVATQCVSSSPEDRPTMHRVVQVLESEVMTPCPSDFYDSNSD
- the LOC118038683 gene encoding uncharacterized protein, with translation MFFPSPKRMCNVAVVSPKTGTSLWADPWVFSDSFVRIDLGSIIYDPVMPWQSQLPRDLKLIRSGAKLEDRPSVVHEWIELRLQAARALPFKQEVIPGATPSDIGVPNELAKCKPKLGTNLIAEVHPPDIFD